One genomic segment of Drosophila melanogaster chromosome 3L includes these proteins:
- the Klc gene encoding kinesin light chain, isoform A → MTQMSQDEIITNTKTVLQGLEALRVEHVSIMNGIAEVQKDNEKSDMLRKNIENIELGLSEAQVMMALTSHLQNIEAEKHKLKTQVRRLHQENAWLRDELANTQQKFQASEQLVAQLEEEKKHLEFMASVKKYDENQEQDDACDKSRTDPVVELFPDEENEDRHNMSPTPPSQFANQTSGYEIPARLRTLHNLVIQYASQGRYEVAVPLCKQALEDLERTSGHDHPDVATMLNILALVYRDQNKYKEAANLLNDALSIRGKTLGENHPAVAATLNNLAVLYGKRGKYKDAEPLCKRALEIREKVLGKDHPDVAKQLNNLALLCQNQGKYDEVEKYYQRALDIYESKLGPDDPNVAKTKNNLAGCYLKQGRYTEAEILYKQVLTRAHEREFGAIDSKNKPIWQVAEEREEHKFDNRENTPYGEYGGWHKAAKVDSPTVTTTLKNLGALYRRQGMFEAAETLEDCAMRSKKEAYDLAKQTKLSQLLTSNEKRRSKAIKEDLDFSEEKNAKP, encoded by the exons ATGACGCAAATGTCGCAGGACGAAATCATAACCAATACGAAAACAGTCCTTCAAGGCCTCGAAGCCTTGCGAGTGGAGCATGTTTCGATTATGAACGGAATCGCCGAGGTGCAGAAGGACAATGAAAAGTCGGACATGCTGCGAAAGAACATCGAGAACATCGAACTGGGCCTCAGCGAGGCCCAGGTGATGATGGCCCTGACATCCCATCTGCAGAACATCGAGGCCGAGAAGCACAAGCTTAAGACACAGGTGCGCCGCCTCCACCAGGAGAACGCCTGGCTTCGCGACGAGCTGGCCAACACTCAGCAAAAGTTCCAGGCATCCGAGCAGCTGGTGGCCCAACTAGAGGAGGAGAAGAAGCACCTGGAGTTCATGGCGTCCGTGAAGAAGTACGACGAGAATCAGGAGCAGGACGACGCTTGCGACAAGTCCCGCACCGATCCCGTGGTCGAGCTATTCCCGGACGAGGAAAACGAGGACAGACACAACATGTCGCCCACTCCGCCCAGCCAGTTCGCCAACCAGACTTCCGGCTACGAGATTCCAGCGCGTCTCCGTACTCTGCACAACCTGGTCATTCAGTATGCATCGCAGGGAAG ATACGAGGTAGCCGTTCCCCTCTGCAAGCAAGCATTGGAAGATCTCGAAAGGACAAGTGGTCACGACCATCCCGATGTAGCAACCATGCTGAACATTTTGGCTCTCGTGTACCGCGATCAG AACAAGTATAAGGAGGCCGCCAATTTACTCAACGACGCTCTGTCGATTCGAGGAAAGACACTGGGCGAGAACCATCCAGCCGTGGCGGCCACGTTGAACAACTTGGCCGTCCTCTATGGCAAACGTGGCAAGTACAAAGATGCCGAGCCACTGTGCAAGCGTGCCTTGGAGATCCGAGAGAAAGTCCTGGGAAAGGATCATCCCGATGTTGCCAAGCAACTTAACAATCTCGCCCTGCTCTGCCAGAATCAGGGCAAATACGACGAGGTTGAGAAGTACTACCAGCGAGCTCTCGACATCTACGAATCAAAGTTGGGTCCCGATGATCCCAACGTGGCCAAGACAAAGAATAATCTGGCCGGCTGCTATCTGAAGCAAGGTAGATACACCGAAGCTGAAATCCTCTATAAGCAGGTCTTGACGCGAGCCCACGAACGTGAGTTTGGAGCCATCGACAGCAAAAACAAGCCCATTTGGCAG GTGGCTGAGGAGCGTGAGGAGCACAAATTCGATAACAGGGAGAACACTCCATATGGCGAGTACGGCGGTTGGCATAAGGCCGCTAAAGTGGATTCGCCCACGGTCACAACCACTCTAAAAAATCTGGGAGCACTTTACCGACGTCAAGGCATGTTTGAAGCGGCCGAAACCCTGGAAGACTGTGCAATGCGGAGTAAAAAAGAAGCCTACGATCTAGCTAAACAAACGAAGCTCTCACAATTGCTAACGTCAAACGAAAAGCGACGATCGAAGGCAATTAAAGAGGATTTGGATTTCTCTGAGGAG AAGAATGCGAAaccataa
- the CG32112 gene encoding uncharacterized protein, isoform D — translation MELHMPGVVPEESQQAHFQLLIPNKWKNEKHKPICIHLAGTGDHFFWRRRNFIAKPLLKDANIGSIILENPFYGLRKPNNQTRSNLHNVSDIFVMGGCLILECLVLFHWCERNGFGPLGVTGLSMGGHMASLAATNWPKPLVLVPCLSWSTASAVFTTGVMSQSINWDMLETQYFSDGQYRERLSKMVTVIDDAFSAGQSFIQNFNQSLQELKEDISDTRKIHATENSNTCGDKYETQGICPQEDSSIFLSKSLKNTKLDSENLTIDAKDALSQKVAIETEETSKDSGSTLTNLMKFILPLSAQSKTDKIDITKTNWWEREALQFMRGMMDECTHLKNFSVPFDTSLIIAVCAKDDAYVPREGCSSLEEIWPGAEVRYLDAGHVSAYVLHQKLFRSCIIEAFERAKKIYENDVGEGLKCDITYEQLIKRYDKNIQ, via the exons ATGGAGCTGCACATGCCCGGAGTTGTGCCCGAGGAGTCGCAGCAGGCGCACTTTCAGCTCTTGATCCCCAATAAGTGGAAAAACGAAAAGCACAAGCCCATATGCATTCATCTGGCCGGAACGGGTGATCAT TTCTTTTGGCGTAGACGAAATTTCATTGCGAAACCTCTGCTAAAGGACGCCAATATAGGATCCATAATACTGGAGAATCCTTTCTATGGCTTAAGAAAACCAAACAACCAAAC GCGTTCCAACCTGCACAATGTGTCTGATATCTTTGTGATGGGCGGCTGCCTCATCCTGGAATGCCTGGTTCTCTTTCACTGGTGCGAAAGGAATGGCTTTGGACCACTAGGCGTCACAGGATTGTCAATGGGCGGTCAT ATGGCATCACTGGCCGCTacaaattggccaaaaccacTGGTACTTGTGCCATGTCTATCCTGGTCCACCGCCTCCGCTGTTTTTACAACT GGTGTCATGAGCCAGTCCATCAACTGGGATATGTTGGAAACGCAGTATTTCTCGGATGGACAGTACAGAGAACGGCTATCCAAAATGGTTACTGTGATCGATGATGCGTTTTCCGCGGGCCAAAGCTTCATACAGAACTTTAATCAATCCCTGCAAGAGCTGAAGGAGGATATCAGCGATACGAGAAAGATCCACGCAACCGAAAACAGTAACACATGTGGGGATAAGTACGAGACGCAGGGCATTTGCCCCCAAGAAGACAGTTCCATATTCCTATCCAAGTCCTTGAAGAACACCAAACTTGACTCCGAGAATCTGACCATTGATGCCAAGGACGCGCTTAGCCAAAAGGTGGCCATCGAAACGGAGGAAACATCGAAGGATTCAGGCTCAACGTTGACCAACCTCATGAAATTCATTCTGCCCCTGTCTGCGCAGAGCAAAACCGATAAAATAGACATAACCAAGACGAACTGGTGGGAACGTGAGGCGTTGCAGTTCATGCGCGGCATGATGGACGAGTGCACCCACCTGAAGAACTTTTCGGTTCCCTTCGACACCTCCCTGATAATTGCGGTATGTGCCAAAGATGATGCCTATGTGCCGCGGGAGGGGTGTTCCAGTCTGGAGGAAATATGGCCAGGAGCAGAAGTACGTTACTTGGATGCCGGCCATGTGAGCGCCTACGTTCTGCATCAGAAGCTATTTAG ATCCTGCATTATTGAGGCTTTCGAGCGGGCAAAGAAAATCTATGAGAATGACGTGGGCGAGGGCCTGAAATGTGATATAACCTATGAGCAGTTGATAAAGAGATATGACAAAAATATTCAGTAA
- the CG10984 gene encoding uncharacterized protein, isoform B yields MPPPRPKGIGFNTGATQPRSNSNTPMSERQQMALLIQMTANSSTVQSQSLELLLVGLNFNLHHSSRTTLKKNECKKGDAETDEGSLNEKQEVLDTKDKSSAEESSNDGKSSDTNHQGTSAAKRCYSDIEEDYEESGEDVKKKKRKDSEHGKDVKGASLKLTSRVEKSSKLAATKGSPSGNKSSASNAEKEPAETSKNVDIENETECSDDYKSNDSLYNGGLKVPPLKIVIPQQNCSIDTEGNVLRTGKVTASRNAALPYVVSSNSDSIDTVITNQSISPHESPQKSNSICSTALDDKNIKLFNDEKNLRVLRSSHRTGVTSVERSSNNSSPQMQSSSPSPASSNHANDPADVKLSYSNMTSSPIPQGHQFDQEAITNVPSPSTSSTSSSKDINPSNVELHPRKRKIRPKNTDDSSKNSNAADSGVNSEESHPHDHPFTNGFQMFLSIRRQIEKKWKSLYPVKPRPPQGYNEYLLTKKSYLLRRNATISVPDIPRTVPQAMERIYQDQEKARRDLIEAHTVEREKLCMNVEQEIIRVHSKAARSISGQPAPYSVCTYLKDDEVYNMITPEQDEKEKSARCRFNGRLLLSWLQDVDDKWEKIKESMVLRHHNEAESLHAVQVMDWNIFAKRNRLCDNPIEVNLEHVPIVSVGDDFDTLPT; encoded by the exons ATGCCACCCCCAAGACCGAAGGGGATAGGATTTAATACAGGAGCTACCCAACCCAGATCGAACTCAAACACGCCAATGTCGGAGAGGCAGCAAATGGCTCTGCTCATCCAAATGACAGCCAACTCGTCGACAG TTCAGTCACAAAGCTTAGAACTTTTGCTCGTCGgcttgaatttcaatttacatC ATTCATCCCGCACCACCTTAAAGAAGAATGAATGCAAGAAAGGAGACGCAGAGACTGACGAGGGCAGCCTGAATGAGAAGCAAGAGGTCCTGGACACGAAAGACAAATCTTCAGCGGAGGAGAGCAGCAACGATGGTAAATCCAGCGATACGAATCATCAGGGAACTTCGGCTGCCAAGCGCTGCTACTCAGACATAGAGGAGGACTACGAGGAATCTGGCGAGGACgtaaagaaaaagaagcgcaAGGATTCGGAGCATGGAAAGGACGTGAAGGGGGCCTCCCTGAAGCTCACATCGCGCGTGGAGAAAAGCTCCAAGCTAGCTGCAACGAAGGGATCCCCGTCAGGAAACAAAAGCAGCGCTTCCAATGCCGAAAAGGAGCCGGCGGAGACTAGTAAGAATGTAGATATTGAGAACGAAACGGAGTGCAGCGATGATTACAAGAGTAACGACAGCCTATACAACGGAGGACTCAAAGTGCCGCCATTAAAAATTGTGATTCCGCAGCAGAACTGCTCAATCGACACTGAGGGCAATGTGCTTCGAACTGGCAAGGTGACTGCCTCTCGCAATGCCGCCCTGCCGTATGTGGTCAGCTCCAATAGCGATTCCATTGACACCGTCATAACCAATCAATCTATTAGCCCGCACGAAAGTCCACAGAAGAGCAATAGCATTTGCTCCACAGCCCTCGATGACAAGAATATAAAGCTCTTCAATGACGAAAAGAACCTGAGGGTCCTGCGAAGCTCTCATCGCACTGGAGTGACCAGTGTGGAGCGCAGTTCCAATAACTCCTCCCCGCAAATGCAGAGCAGCTCTCCATCGCCAGCGTCATCGAATCATGCCAACGATCCTGCAGATGTGAAGCTCTCCTATAGCAACATGACATCTAGTCCGATCCCGCAGGGCCACCAGTTTGACCAGGAGGCAATCACCAATGTTCCAAGCCCGTCGACGTCGTCGACATCCTCGTCCAAGGACATAAATCCCTCGAACGTGGAACTCCATCCACGGAAGCGAAAGATTCGACCGAAAAACACCGACGACAGTTCGAAGAACTCAAATGCGGCGGATTCCGGTGTCAACTCCGAAGAATCTCACCCCCATGACCATCCCTTCACCAATGGCTTCCAGATGTTCTTGAGCATCCGTCGTCAGATCGAAAAGAAGTGGAAGAGCTTGTATCCGGTGAAGCCAAGACCTCCGCAAGGTTACAACGAGTATCTGCTGACAAAGAAATCCTACTTATTAAGACGCAATGCGACGATCTCAGTTCCGGATATTCCACGCACTGTTCCGCAGGCCATGGAGAGGATCTATCAGGATCAGGAGAAGGCCAGGCGAGATCTGATCGAAGCGCACACCGTGGAGCGGGAGAAACTATGCATGAACGTTGAGCAGGAGATAATACGCGTTCACTCGAAGGCGGCCAGGAGCATATCTGGACAGCCGGCGCCCTATTCCGTTTGCACGTATTTGAAGGACGACGAGGTCTACAACATGATCACACCGGAGCAGGATGAAAAGGAAAAGAGTGCTCGTTGCCGCTTTAATGGACGTTTGCTCCTCAGCTGGCTGCAAGATGTTGATGACAAGTGGGAGAAAATTAAG GAGTCCATGGTGTTGCGGCATCATAACGAGGCGGAAAGTCTGCACGCCGTGCAGGTGATGGATTGGAATATATTTGCAAAACGAAATAGGCTATGTGACAACCCGATTGAAGTTAATTTGGAGCACGTTCCGATCGTTTCAGTTGGTGACGACTTTGACACATTGCCAACATAA
- the CG32112 gene encoding uncharacterized protein, isoform E produces MPSKLDSIYRRMLITRFFEKGWGKPENLRKVFQFRKVISSRESCFKLVPRDYPVEITKKEIGAESTLIEGQFKTPMELHMPGVVPEESQQAHFQLLIPNKWKNEKHKPICIHLAGTGDHFFWRRRNFIAKPLLKDANIGSIILENPFYGLRKPNNQTRSNLHNVSDIFVMGGCLILECLVLFHWCERNGFGPLGVTGLSMGGHMASLAATNWPKPLVLVPCLSWSTASAVFTTGVMSQSINWDMLETQYFSDGQYRERLSKMVTVIDDAFSAGQSFIQNFNQSLQELKEDISDTRKIHATENSNTCGDKYETQGICPQEDSSIFLSKSLKNTKLDSENLTIDAKDALSQKVAIETEETSKDSGSTLTNLMKFILPLSAQSKTDKIDITKTNWWEREALQFMRGMMDECTHLKNFSVPFDTSLIIAVCAKDDAYVPREGCSSLEEIWPGAEVRYLDAGHVSAYVLHQKLFRSCIIEAFERAKKIYENDVGEGLKCDITYEQLIKRYDKNIQ; encoded by the exons AGTATTTCAGTTCCGAAAAGTAATATCCAGTAGGGAGTCATGTTTCAAGCTCGTGCCCCGCGATTATCCGGTGGAGATAACGAAGAAAGAAATCGGTGCGGAAAGCACGCTGATAGAGGGCCAATTTAAGACGCCCATGGAGCTGCACATGCCCGGAGTTGTGCCCGAGGAGTCGCAGCAGGCGCACTTTCAGCTCTTGATCCCCAATAAGTGGAAAAACGAAAAGCACAAGCCCATATGCATTCATCTGGCCGGAACGGGTGATCAT TTCTTTTGGCGTAGACGAAATTTCATTGCGAAACCTCTGCTAAAGGACGCCAATATAGGATCCATAATACTGGAGAATCCTTTCTATGGCTTAAGAAAACCAAACAACCAAAC GCGTTCCAACCTGCACAATGTGTCTGATATCTTTGTGATGGGCGGCTGCCTCATCCTGGAATGCCTGGTTCTCTTTCACTGGTGCGAAAGGAATGGCTTTGGACCACTAGGCGTCACAGGATTGTCAATGGGCGGTCAT ATGGCATCACTGGCCGCTacaaattggccaaaaccacTGGTACTTGTGCCATGTCTATCCTGGTCCACCGCCTCCGCTGTTTTTACAACT GGTGTCATGAGCCAGTCCATCAACTGGGATATGTTGGAAACGCAGTATTTCTCGGATGGACAGTACAGAGAACGGCTATCCAAAATGGTTACTGTGATCGATGATGCGTTTTCCGCGGGCCAAAGCTTCATACAGAACTTTAATCAATCCCTGCAAGAGCTGAAGGAGGATATCAGCGATACGAGAAAGATCCACGCAACCGAAAACAGTAACACATGTGGGGATAAGTACGAGACGCAGGGCATTTGCCCCCAAGAAGACAGTTCCATATTCCTATCCAAGTCCTTGAAGAACACCAAACTTGACTCCGAGAATCTGACCATTGATGCCAAGGACGCGCTTAGCCAAAAGGTGGCCATCGAAACGGAGGAAACATCGAAGGATTCAGGCTCAACGTTGACCAACCTCATGAAATTCATTCTGCCCCTGTCTGCGCAGAGCAAAACCGATAAAATAGACATAACCAAGACGAACTGGTGGGAACGTGAGGCGTTGCAGTTCATGCGCGGCATGATGGACGAGTGCACCCACCTGAAGAACTTTTCGGTTCCCTTCGACACCTCCCTGATAATTGCGGTATGTGCCAAAGATGATGCCTATGTGCCGCGGGAGGGGTGTTCCAGTCTGGAGGAAATATGGCCAGGAGCAGAAGTACGTTACTTGGATGCCGGCCATGTGAGCGCCTACGTTCTGCATCAGAAGCTATTTAG ATCCTGCATTATTGAGGCTTTCGAGCGGGCAAAGAAAATCTATGAGAATGACGTGGGCGAGGGCCTGAAATGTGATATAACCTATGAGCAGTTGATAAAGAGATATGACAAAAATATTCAGTAA
- the CG10984 gene encoding uncharacterized protein, isoform C gives MPPPRPKGIGFNTGATQPRSNSNTPMSERQQMALLIQMTANSSTDSSRTTLKKNECKKGDAETDEGSLNEKQEVLDTKDKSSAEESSNDGKSSDTNHQGTSAAKRCYSDIEEDYEESGEDVKKKKRKDSEHGKDVKGASLKLTSRVEKSSKLAATKGSPSGNKSSASNAEKEPAETSKNVDIENETECSDDYKSNDSLYNGGLKVPPLKIVIPQQNCSIDTEGNVLRTGKVTASRNAALPYVVSSNSDSIDTVITNQSISPHESPQKSNSICSTALDDKNIKLFNDEKNLRVLRSSHRTGVTSVERSSNNSSPQMQSSSPSPASSNHANDPADVKLSYSNMTSSPIPQGHQFDQEAITNVPSPSTSSTSSSKDINPSNVELHPRKRKIRPKNTDDSSKNSNAADSGVNSEESHPHDHPFTNGFQMFLSIRRQIEKKWKSLYPVKPRPPQGYNEYLLTKKSYLLRRNATISVPDIPRTVPQAMERIYQDQEKARRDLIEAHTVEREKLCMNVEQEIIRVHSKAARSISGQPAPYSVCTYLKDDEVYNMITPEQDEKEKSARCRFNGRLLLSWLQDVDDKWEKIKESMVLRHHNEAESLHAVQVMDWNIFAKRNRLCDNPIEVNLEHVPIVSVGDDFDTLPT, from the exons ATGCCACCCCCAAGACCGAAGGGGATAGGATTTAATACAGGAGCTACCCAACCCAGATCGAACTCAAACACGCCAATGTCGGAGAGGCAGCAAATGGCTCTGCTCATCCAAATGACAGCCAACTCGTCGACAG ATTCATCCCGCACCACCTTAAAGAAGAATGAATGCAAGAAAGGAGACGCAGAGACTGACGAGGGCAGCCTGAATGAGAAGCAAGAGGTCCTGGACACGAAAGACAAATCTTCAGCGGAGGAGAGCAGCAACGATGGTAAATCCAGCGATACGAATCATCAGGGAACTTCGGCTGCCAAGCGCTGCTACTCAGACATAGAGGAGGACTACGAGGAATCTGGCGAGGACgtaaagaaaaagaagcgcaAGGATTCGGAGCATGGAAAGGACGTGAAGGGGGCCTCCCTGAAGCTCACATCGCGCGTGGAGAAAAGCTCCAAGCTAGCTGCAACGAAGGGATCCCCGTCAGGAAACAAAAGCAGCGCTTCCAATGCCGAAAAGGAGCCGGCGGAGACTAGTAAGAATGTAGATATTGAGAACGAAACGGAGTGCAGCGATGATTACAAGAGTAACGACAGCCTATACAACGGAGGACTCAAAGTGCCGCCATTAAAAATTGTGATTCCGCAGCAGAACTGCTCAATCGACACTGAGGGCAATGTGCTTCGAACTGGCAAGGTGACTGCCTCTCGCAATGCCGCCCTGCCGTATGTGGTCAGCTCCAATAGCGATTCCATTGACACCGTCATAACCAATCAATCTATTAGCCCGCACGAAAGTCCACAGAAGAGCAATAGCATTTGCTCCACAGCCCTCGATGACAAGAATATAAAGCTCTTCAATGACGAAAAGAACCTGAGGGTCCTGCGAAGCTCTCATCGCACTGGAGTGACCAGTGTGGAGCGCAGTTCCAATAACTCCTCCCCGCAAATGCAGAGCAGCTCTCCATCGCCAGCGTCATCGAATCATGCCAACGATCCTGCAGATGTGAAGCTCTCCTATAGCAACATGACATCTAGTCCGATCCCGCAGGGCCACCAGTTTGACCAGGAGGCAATCACCAATGTTCCAAGCCCGTCGACGTCGTCGACATCCTCGTCCAAGGACATAAATCCCTCGAACGTGGAACTCCATCCACGGAAGCGAAAGATTCGACCGAAAAACACCGACGACAGTTCGAAGAACTCAAATGCGGCGGATTCCGGTGTCAACTCCGAAGAATCTCACCCCCATGACCATCCCTTCACCAATGGCTTCCAGATGTTCTTGAGCATCCGTCGTCAGATCGAAAAGAAGTGGAAGAGCTTGTATCCGGTGAAGCCAAGACCTCCGCAAGGTTACAACGAGTATCTGCTGACAAAGAAATCCTACTTATTAAGACGCAATGCGACGATCTCAGTTCCGGATATTCCACGCACTGTTCCGCAGGCCATGGAGAGGATCTATCAGGATCAGGAGAAGGCCAGGCGAGATCTGATCGAAGCGCACACCGTGGAGCGGGAGAAACTATGCATGAACGTTGAGCAGGAGATAATACGCGTTCACTCGAAGGCGGCCAGGAGCATATCTGGACAGCCGGCGCCCTATTCCGTTTGCACGTATTTGAAGGACGACGAGGTCTACAACATGATCACACCGGAGCAGGATGAAAAGGAAAAGAGTGCTCGTTGCCGCTTTAATGGACGTTTGCTCCTCAGCTGGCTGCAAGATGTTGATGACAAGTGGGAGAAAATTAAG GAGTCCATGGTGTTGCGGCATCATAACGAGGCGGAAAGTCTGCACGCCGTGCAGGTGATGGATTGGAATATATTTGCAAAACGAAATAGGCTATGTGACAACCCGATTGAAGTTAATTTGGAGCACGTTCCGATCGTTTCAGTTGGTGACGACTTTGACACATTGCCAACATAA
- the Klc gene encoding kinesin light chain, isoform C, whose product MTQMSQDEIITNTKTVLQGLEALRVEHVSIMNGIAEVQKDNEKSDMLRKNIENIELGLSEAQVMMALTSHLQNIEAEKHKLKTQVRRLHQENAWLRDELANTQQKFQASEQLVAQLEEEKKHLEFMASVKKYDENQEQDDACDKSRTDPVVELFPDEENEDRHNMSPTPPSQFANQTSGYEIPARLRTLHNLVIQYASQGRYEVAVPLCKQALEDLERTSGHDHPDVATMLNILALVYRDQNKYKEAANLLNDALSIRGKTLGENHPAVAATLNNLAVLYGKRGKYKDAEPLCKRALEIREKVLGKDHPDVAKQLNNLALLCQNQGKYDEVEKYYQRALDIYESKLGPDDPNVAKTKNNLAGCYLKQGRYTEAEILYKQVLTRAHEREFGAIDSKNKPIWQVAEEREEHKFDNRENTPYGEYGGWHKAAKVDSPTVTTTLKNLGALYRRQGMFEAAETLEDCAMRSKKEAYDLAKQTKLSQLLTSNEKRRSKAIKEDLDFSEENAKP is encoded by the exons ATGACGCAAATGTCGCAGGACGAAATCATAACCAATACGAAAACAGTCCTTCAAGGCCTCGAAGCCTTGCGAGTGGAGCATGTTTCGATTATGAACGGAATCGCCGAGGTGCAGAAGGACAATGAAAAGTCGGACATGCTGCGAAAGAACATCGAGAACATCGAACTGGGCCTCAGCGAGGCCCAGGTGATGATGGCCCTGACATCCCATCTGCAGAACATCGAGGCCGAGAAGCACAAGCTTAAGACACAGGTGCGCCGCCTCCACCAGGAGAACGCCTGGCTTCGCGACGAGCTGGCCAACACTCAGCAAAAGTTCCAGGCATCCGAGCAGCTGGTGGCCCAACTAGAGGAGGAGAAGAAGCACCTGGAGTTCATGGCGTCCGTGAAGAAGTACGACGAGAATCAGGAGCAGGACGACGCTTGCGACAAGTCCCGCACCGATCCCGTGGTCGAGCTATTCCCGGACGAGGAAAACGAGGACAGACACAACATGTCGCCCACTCCGCCCAGCCAGTTCGCCAACCAGACTTCCGGCTACGAGATTCCAGCGCGTCTCCGTACTCTGCACAACCTGGTCATTCAGTATGCATCGCAGGGAAG ATACGAGGTAGCCGTTCCCCTCTGCAAGCAAGCATTGGAAGATCTCGAAAGGACAAGTGGTCACGACCATCCCGATGTAGCAACCATGCTGAACATTTTGGCTCTCGTGTACCGCGATCAG AACAAGTATAAGGAGGCCGCCAATTTACTCAACGACGCTCTGTCGATTCGAGGAAAGACACTGGGCGAGAACCATCCAGCCGTGGCGGCCACGTTGAACAACTTGGCCGTCCTCTATGGCAAACGTGGCAAGTACAAAGATGCCGAGCCACTGTGCAAGCGTGCCTTGGAGATCCGAGAGAAAGTCCTGGGAAAGGATCATCCCGATGTTGCCAAGCAACTTAACAATCTCGCCCTGCTCTGCCAGAATCAGGGCAAATACGACGAGGTTGAGAAGTACTACCAGCGAGCTCTCGACATCTACGAATCAAAGTTGGGTCCCGATGATCCCAACGTGGCCAAGACAAAGAATAATCTGGCCGGCTGCTATCTGAAGCAAGGTAGATACACCGAAGCTGAAATCCTCTATAAGCAGGTCTTGACGCGAGCCCACGAACGTGAGTTTGGAGCCATCGACAGCAAAAACAAGCCCATTTGGCAG GTGGCTGAGGAGCGTGAGGAGCACAAATTCGATAACAGGGAGAACACTCCATATGGCGAGTACGGCGGTTGGCATAAGGCCGCTAAAGTGGATTCGCCCACGGTCACAACCACTCTAAAAAATCTGGGAGCACTTTACCGACGTCAAGGCATGTTTGAAGCGGCCGAAACCCTGGAAGACTGTGCAATGCGGAGTAAAAAAGAAGCCTACGATCTAGCTAAACAAACGAAGCTCTCACAATTGCTAACGTCAAACGAAAAGCGACGATCGAAGGCAATTAAAGAGGATTTGGATTTCTCTGAGGAG AATGCGAAaccataa
- the CG32109 gene encoding uncharacterized protein, whose product MDPVVLVLSYGAVPALEIVENILSEVNQSKESTSTECSLNCYKCIIKTKYYNTSINLIPFSGKLEAVPEKILQATEALIIYFDSQDTSFIDTIPKTLAKNEQIQLGFLLTSSTSEEGGLSFGEIKEKTNFLFDIITLRSNVESDPDEAEKDYEEVVEGLKNVVWSNVKFGSDHKEEISADELDSQLKDFENLLLTAQNLRNDTSLTREQFLDRAEQFAGIVSSILNDNDSD is encoded by the exons ATGGATCCAGTAGTACTTGTTTTATCTTATGGAGCAGTTCCTGCACTGGAAATAGTCGAAA ATATTTTATCTGAAGTGAATCAATCGAAGGAATCAACATCAACGGAGTGCTCACTTAATTGTTATAAGTGCATCATTAAAACCAAGTACTATAACACTTCTATCAACTTAATTCCATTTTCTGGAAAACTGGAAGCTGTGCCGGAGAAAATTCTTCAAGCAACCGAGGCGTTGATTATTTACTTTGATTCACAAGAC ACCTCCTTTATCGACACTATTCCCAAGACGTTAGCGAAGAATGAACAGATTCAGCTGGGCTTTCTGCTAACCTCTTCCACTTCAGAAGAAGGTGGATTGTCCTTTGGAGAAATTAAGGAGAAAacgaatttcctttttgacATCATAACATTGAGAAGCAATGTTGAGAGTGACCCAGATGAAGCTGAAAAGGACTACGAGGAAGTTGTGGAGGGTTTGAAAAACGTAGTTTGGTCCAATGTCAAGTTTGGTTCTG ATCACAAGGAGGAAATCAGTGCCGACGAGCTGGATAGTCAGCTGAAGGACTTTGAAAACTTACTCCTCACGGCGCAAAATCTACGTAACGATACGAGTCTCACTCGGGAACAATTTCTGGATCGGGCTGAGCAGTTTGCAGGCATAGTTTCCTCGATTTTAAATGACAATGATAGCGACTAA